A stretch of the Bacillus anthracis str. Vollum genome encodes the following:
- the dxs gene encoding 1-deoxy-D-xylulose-5-phosphate synthase produces MDLTQIQNPSFLKDMSISELEGLSEDIRKFLIEELSQTGGHIAPNLGVVELTIALHKLFDSPKDKFLWDVGHQSYVHKILTGRAKEFGTLRQYQGLCGFPKRCESEHDVWETGHSSTSLSAAMGMALARDLKKTKEYVIPIIGDGALTGGMALEALNHIGHEKTDMIVILNDNEMSIAPNVGALHNVLGRLRTAGKYHWVKDELEYILKKIPAVGGKVAATAEKIKDSLKYLLVSGVFFEELGFTYLGPVDGHDYEKLFETLQYAKKTKGPVLVHVITKKGKGYKPAESDVIGTWHGTGPYKIESGDFVKPKEVAPAWSAVVSETVLKLARTDERIVAITPAMPVGSKLEKFQKEFPDRMIDVGIAEQHATTMAAGMATQGMKPFLAIYSTFLQRAYDQVVHDICRQNLNVFIGIDRSGLVGADGETHQGVFDISFLRHLPNMVIMMPKDENEGQHLVYTAMQYEDGPIALRYARGNGLGVHMDEELKAIPIGSWETLKEGTQAAILTFGTTIPMAMEAAERLEKAGVSVKVVNARFIKPMDEAYLHDLLGKNIPILTIEEACLIGGFGTGVVEFASENGYHSALVERMGIPDRFIEHGSVTKLLEEIGLTTDAVVDRIHTMIPSKQKRA; encoded by the coding sequence AGTTTTTAATTGAAGAGCTCTCTCAAACAGGTGGACATATTGCACCTAATTTAGGTGTAGTAGAACTCACAATTGCTCTGCATAAATTATTTGATAGTCCGAAAGATAAATTTTTATGGGACGTAGGACATCAATCCTATGTACATAAAATTTTAACTGGACGTGCAAAAGAATTCGGCACATTAAGGCAATATCAAGGTCTATGTGGTTTCCCAAAACGTTGCGAGAGTGAGCACGATGTATGGGAAACTGGCCATAGCTCGACATCATTATCTGCTGCAATGGGAATGGCTCTAGCACGTGATTTAAAGAAAACGAAAGAATATGTTATACCAATCATTGGTGATGGTGCTTTAACAGGCGGAATGGCTTTAGAGGCATTGAACCATATTGGACATGAAAAAACAGACATGATTGTTATTTTGAATGATAATGAAATGTCAATTGCGCCAAACGTTGGTGCGCTTCATAATGTGCTTGGGCGTCTACGTACCGCAGGAAAATACCATTGGGTAAAAGACGAACTAGAGTATATATTGAAGAAAATCCCAGCAGTTGGCGGGAAAGTTGCTGCGACAGCAGAGAAAATAAAAGATAGTCTTAAATATTTATTAGTATCCGGTGTCTTTTTCGAAGAGTTAGGCTTTACATATTTAGGTCCAGTTGATGGGCATGACTATGAAAAGTTATTCGAAACGTTGCAATATGCAAAGAAAACAAAAGGCCCAGTGCTTGTTCATGTTATTACGAAAAAAGGAAAAGGTTACAAACCAGCCGAGAGTGATGTTATTGGCACTTGGCATGGGACAGGACCTTATAAAATTGAATCAGGTGACTTCGTTAAACCGAAAGAAGTTGCACCAGCATGGAGTGCTGTCGTTAGTGAAACAGTACTTAAGCTAGCAAGAACGGACGAGCGTATCGTAGCAATTACACCTGCAATGCCTGTTGGATCAAAACTTGAGAAATTCCAAAAAGAATTCCCAGATCGTATGATTGATGTAGGTATTGCAGAACAGCATGCTACAACAATGGCAGCGGGTATGGCAACGCAAGGTATGAAGCCATTCTTAGCAATTTATTCAACATTTTTACAAAGAGCATATGACCAAGTTGTTCATGATATATGCCGCCAAAATTTAAATGTTTTCATTGGGATCGATCGCTCTGGTTTAGTAGGAGCAGATGGTGAAACACATCAAGGTGTATTTGACATCTCATTCTTACGCCACTTGCCGAATATGGTAATTATGATGCCAAAAGATGAAAATGAAGGGCAACATTTAGTATATACGGCGATGCAATATGAAGATGGACCAATCGCATTACGATATGCGCGCGGTAATGGACTTGGCGTTCATATGGATGAAGAATTAAAGGCGATTCCAATTGGTTCATGGGAAACGTTAAAAGAAGGTACACAAGCAGCTATTTTAACATTTGGTACGACAATACCAATGGCAATGGAAGCGGCTGAGCGTCTTGAAAAGGCTGGAGTTTCAGTGAAAGTAGTGAACGCTCGTTTTATTAAACCGATGGATGAAGCATATTTACATGATCTCTTAGGAAAGAATATACCGATTTTAACGATTGAAGAAGCTTGTTTAATCGGTGGTTTTGGAACAGGAGTAGTTGAATTTGCGTCTGAGAACGGGTACCATAGTGCGTTAGTTGAACGAATGGGTATTCCAGATCGTTTCATAGAGCACGGTAGTGTAACAAAATTATTAGAAGAAATTGGTTTAACGACAGATGCTGTTGTAGACCGTATTCATACAATGATTCCATCAAAACAAAAAAGGGCGTAA
- a CDS encoding TlyA family rRNA (cytidine-2'-O)-methyltransferase produces MSAKKERVDVLLVERGLIETREKAKRAIMAGLVYANEMRLDKPGEKIPQDTEITVKGQVMPYVSRGGYKLEKALETFHLDLQDKVMIDIGSSTGGFTDCALQNGAKLSYALDVGYNQLAWKLRQDERVVVMERTNFRYVTPADLERGLPQFASIDVSFISLKLILPVLKTMLMPNGDVAALIKPQFEAGREQVGKKGIVRDRKVHEAVVEMIVDFAIKEGYDVEGLTFSPITGGDGNIEFLIHLKWHGERENGENHSPVSVEQVVTEAHDVLKQKGKGE; encoded by the coding sequence ATGAGTGCAAAAAAAGAAAGAGTAGATGTACTATTAGTAGAGCGAGGACTTATAGAAACACGTGAGAAAGCAAAACGCGCCATTATGGCGGGACTTGTATATGCGAATGAGATGAGACTGGATAAGCCAGGAGAGAAAATCCCACAAGATACAGAGATTACGGTGAAGGGGCAAGTTATGCCCTATGTAAGCCGTGGTGGTTATAAACTTGAAAAGGCATTAGAGACATTTCATCTTGATTTACAAGATAAAGTTATGATAGATATTGGTTCATCAACTGGTGGCTTTACCGATTGTGCGCTTCAAAATGGAGCGAAATTATCTTATGCATTAGATGTAGGGTATAATCAACTTGCGTGGAAATTGCGTCAAGATGAGCGTGTTGTCGTAATGGAACGAACAAACTTCCGTTACGTAACACCAGCAGACTTAGAACGTGGTTTACCACAATTTGCTAGTATCGATGTTTCATTTATATCATTAAAGCTTATATTACCAGTGTTAAAAACAATGCTTATGCCGAATGGGGATGTAGCAGCGTTAATTAAACCGCAGTTTGAAGCTGGAAGAGAGCAAGTTGGTAAAAAGGGTATCGTTCGTGATCGAAAAGTACATGAGGCTGTCGTAGAAATGATTGTCGACTTTGCTATAAAAGAAGGATACGATGTAGAAGGTTTAACATTCTCACCAATTACGGGCGGGGATGGTAACATTGAATTTTTAATTCATCTGAAATGGCATGGTGAACGTGAGAATGGCGAAAATCATTCTCCAGTTTCTGTTGAGCAAGTAGTCACAGAGGCCCATGATGTCCTAAAACAAAAAGGGAAAGGGGAATAA
- the spoIVB gene encoding SpoIVB peptidase encodes MNKLKLERFRKIIGICLLVSLVFIGCFKPLRTFISSPKQLVVFEGQQSEIASLPVFKASSTDRHVFTVSSNEQKQGLMVNSHQNGEADMVFQLAGFPVKKVNVRVLKDFKVIPGGQSIGVKLNTKGVLVVGHHLIQTEKGKVSPGETAGVQIGDMITEINGKTIERMSDVAPFIHNSGETGEPLNLVLLRDGKHIRTKLTPQKDNGESSYRIGLYIRDSAAGIGTMTFVHPDSMKYGALGHVISDNDTKKPIQVEDGQIMRSTVTSIERGSHGNPGEKLARFSPDREVIGNITINSPFGIFGKLNTNMTNGVMDKAMPIALSHQVKEGPAKILTVIDQDKVEAFDIEVVSTVPQKFPATKGMVIKVTDKRLLAKTGGIVQGMSGSPIVQNGKVIGAVTHVFVNDPTSGYGVHIEWMLHEAGINIYDQERKAS; translated from the coding sequence GTGAACAAATTGAAATTAGAAAGATTTCGCAAGATAATAGGTATTTGTCTCCTTGTTTCTTTAGTTTTTATTGGGTGTTTTAAACCGCTTCGGACGTTTATTTCATCCCCGAAACAACTTGTTGTTTTTGAAGGACAACAATCAGAAATAGCTTCATTACCAGTGTTTAAAGCTTCATCTACAGATCGTCATGTGTTTACAGTAAGTTCAAATGAACAAAAACAAGGACTTATGGTAAATTCTCATCAAAATGGTGAAGCAGATATGGTGTTTCAGCTTGCTGGTTTTCCGGTGAAAAAAGTAAATGTGAGAGTATTAAAAGATTTCAAAGTTATTCCAGGTGGACAATCAATCGGTGTAAAGTTAAACACAAAAGGGGTACTTGTTGTAGGCCATCATTTAATTCAAACTGAAAAAGGGAAAGTATCTCCTGGTGAAACAGCGGGTGTGCAAATTGGAGATATGATTACTGAAATTAATGGTAAAACAATTGAAAGAATGAGTGATGTAGCACCATTTATTCATAATAGTGGGGAAACAGGCGAACCGCTTAATCTCGTTTTGTTAAGAGATGGAAAGCATATTCGCACTAAGTTAACACCACAAAAAGACAATGGAGAATCTTCTTATCGCATTGGTTTATATATTCGTGATTCGGCAGCTGGAATCGGAACAATGACATTTGTTCATCCTGATTCTATGAAATATGGTGCGCTTGGTCATGTCATTTCTGATAACGATACGAAAAAACCGATTCAAGTCGAAGATGGACAAATTATGCGTTCGACAGTTACATCAATTGAAAGAGGTAGTCACGGAAATCCAGGAGAGAAATTAGCGAGGTTCTCACCAGATCGTGAAGTGATTGGCAATATTACAATAAATAGTCCATTTGGTATTTTTGGCAAATTGAATACAAATATGACAAATGGCGTAATGGATAAAGCAATGCCTATTGCACTATCTCATCAAGTAAAAGAGGGGCCGGCAAAAATATTAACGGTTATTGATCAAGATAAAGTGGAAGCGTTTGATATTGAAGTTGTTAGTACAGTACCGCAAAAGTTTCCGGCAACAAAAGGCATGGTAATAAAAGTAACAGACAAACGTTTATTAGCGAAAACGGGTGGTATCGTACAAGGGATGAGCGGAAGTCCAATTGTACAAAACGGGAAAGTAATTGGTGCTGTTACACATGTATTTGTAAATGATCCGACATCAGGATATGGTGTTCATATTGAATGGATGTTACATGAAGCTGGAATTAACATTTATGATCAAGAAAGAAAAGCGAGCTAA
- a CDS encoding YycC family protein: MRPLQISPDTAVRLSKALGVPLEQLMHMPQHILIQKLVELEKQNKDEE; this comes from the coding sequence ATGAGACCATTACAAATTTCTCCAGACACTGCAGTCCGCCTATCAAAAGCATTAGGTGTTCCACTTGAACAACTTATGCATATGCCGCAGCACATTTTAATTCAAAAGTTAGTTGAATTAGAAAAACAAAATAAAGACGAAGAATAA
- a CDS encoding glycerophosphodiester phosphodiesterase, translating to MTLIFAHRGAAGTYPENTMISFEAAESFKADGIELDVQLTKDGKVVVIHDETVNRTTNGKGAVRNYVYEDLCKLDASYKFGDKVGFCKIPLLEEVLKWIEKTELLLNIELKNNKIPYRGLEEEVITLVRKFNLEDRVIFSSFNHYSMKRCHMMAPDIQTAILYREGLHSPWAYAKKMGATAVHPNYRYLQDAIAELTMESDVEVRPYTINEETLMRKYFDMNISAIITDYPEMARTLLSIKK from the coding sequence ATGACTCTTATATTTGCACATCGTGGTGCAGCGGGAACGTACCCAGAAAATACGATGATTTCATTTGAAGCAGCTGAATCTTTTAAGGCAGATGGAATTGAGCTGGATGTTCAATTAACGAAAGACGGAAAGGTTGTCGTCATTCATGATGAAACAGTGAATCGGACAACGAATGGAAAAGGTGCGGTTCGAAATTATGTATATGAGGATTTATGTAAATTAGATGCGAGTTATAAATTTGGTGATAAAGTAGGATTTTGTAAAATACCTCTTTTAGAAGAGGTGTTAAAATGGATTGAAAAAACAGAGTTGCTACTTAATATTGAACTTAAAAATAATAAAATTCCATACAGAGGTTTAGAGGAAGAAGTTATAACGCTTGTACGGAAATTTAATCTAGAGGATCGTGTTATATTTTCTTCATTTAATCATTACAGTATGAAAAGGTGTCATATGATGGCTCCTGATATTCAAACAGCGATTTTATATCGTGAAGGCCTGCATAGCCCATGGGCATATGCAAAAAAGATGGGAGCTACTGCAGTGCATCCGAATTATCGTTATCTTCAAGATGCCATTGCTGAATTAACGATGGAAAGTGATGTAGAAGTTCGGCCCTATACAATTAATGAAGAAACACTTATGCGTAAATATTTTGATATGAATATATCGGCGATTATTACTGATTATCCTGAAATGGCAAGAACGTTATTGTCAATAAAAAAATGA
- the spo0A gene encoding sporulation transcription factor Spo0A, translating into MEKIKVCLVDDNKELVSMLESYVAAQDDMEVIGTAYNGQECLNLLKDKQPDVLVLDIIMPHLDGLAVLEKMRHIERLRQPSVIMLTAFGQEDVTKKAVDLGASYFILKPFDMENLTSHIRQVSGKANATIKRPLPSFRSATTVDGKPKNLDASITSIIHEIGVPAHIKGYMYLREAISMVYNDIELLGSITKVLYPDIAKKYNTTASRVERAIRHAIEVAWSRGNIDSISSLFGYTVSMSKAKPTNSEFIAMVADKLRLEHKAS; encoded by the coding sequence GTGGAGAAAATTAAAGTATGTCTTGTGGATGATAATAAAGAATTAGTATCAATGCTAGAGAGTTATGTAGCTGCTCAAGATGATATGGAAGTAATCGGTACTGCTTATAATGGTCAAGAGTGTTTAAATTTATTAAAAGATAAGCAGCCGGATGTACTCGTATTGGATATTATTATGCCACATTTAGATGGTTTAGCTGTACTAGAGAAAATGCGACATATTGAAAGGTTAAGACAGCCTAGCGTAATTATGTTGACAGCATTTGGACAAGAAGATGTGACGAAAAAAGCAGTTGACTTAGGTGCTTCATATTTCATATTAAAACCATTTGATATGGAAAATTTAACGAGTCATATTCGTCAAGTGAGCGGTAAGGCAAACGCTACTATTAAACGTCCACTGCCATCTTTCCGATCAGCAACAACAGTAGATGGAAAACCGAAAAATTTAGACGCGAGCATTACGAGTATCATTCATGAAATTGGTGTGCCTGCTCATATTAAAGGGTACATGTACTTAAGGGAAGCAATTTCTATGGTGTACAATGACATCGAATTACTTGGATCTATTACGAAAGTATTGTATCCAGATATCGCGAAGAAATATAATACAACAGCAAGCCGCGTTGAGCGTGCAATCCGTCACGCAATTGAAGTAGCATGGAGTCGTGGGAATATTGATTCTATTTCGTCCTTATTCGGTTATACAGTATCCATGTCAAAAGCAAAACCTACGAACTCCGAGTTTATTGCAATGGTTGCGGATAAGCTTAGACTTGAACATAAGGCTAGCTGA
- the argR gene encoding arginine repressor ArgR: protein MNKGQRHIKIREIIANKEIETQDELVDILRNEGFNVTQATVSRDIKELHLVKVPLHDGRYKYSLPADQRFNPLQKLKRNLVDSFVKLDTAGHMLVLKTLPGNAHSLGALIDHLEWDEIIGTICGDDTCLIICRTPEDTGVVSDRFLNML from the coding sequence ATGAATAAAGGTCAGCGCCATATTAAAATCAGGGAAATTATTGCGAACAAAGAAATTGAAACACAAGATGAATTAGTTGATATTTTACGTAATGAGGGATTTAATGTAACGCAAGCAACAGTATCGCGCGATATTAAAGAATTGCACTTAGTGAAAGTGCCATTACATGATGGTCGCTATAAATATAGTTTGCCAGCAGATCAACGATTTAACCCGTTACAAAAATTAAAACGTAATCTAGTGGATTCATTTGTAAAATTAGACACGGCAGGACATATGCTTGTGCTAAAAACATTGCCTGGTAACGCTCATTCACTTGGAGCACTTATTGATCATTTAGAGTGGGATGAGATCATCGGAACCATTTGTGGTGATGACACTTGCTTAATTATTTGCCGTACACCTGAAGATACAGGTGTTGTCTCTGATCGTTTCTTAAATATGCTGTAA
- a CDS encoding DUF2627 domain-containing protein: MQRYLALLLALIPISLAVFGIKLMRDTVFGILFPPLSILWLQFLIGALCFALGFYIFGGFVLHRDRKRNKVQARFRR, from the coding sequence ATGCAGCGTTACCTTGCTCTATTATTAGCACTCATCCCCATTTCATTAGCTGTGTTTGGTATTAAATTAATGAGAGATACTGTATTCGGGATTCTATTTCCTCCACTCTCCATACTTTGGTTACAATTTTTAATTGGCGCTCTTTGCTTCGCGCTCGGGTTTTATATTTTTGGCGGTTTCGTCTTACACCGAGACCGTAAACGAAATAAAGTACAAGCTCGCTTTAGAAGATAG
- the recN gene encoding DNA repair protein RecN: MLSELSIRNFAIIEALNISFQKGLTVLSGETGAGKSIIIDAISLLVGGRGSAEFVRYGTEKAEIEGLFYVEDDKHPCIEKAEELDIEIEDGMIILKRDIAANGKSVCRVNGKLVTLSVLKEIGKTLVDIHGQHETQDLMNEERHLFMLDHFDGERIVKQLDIYQNVYADYEKLKKQLKSLSENEQQMAHRLDLIQFQHEEIRKADLKMDEENNLTEERLQISNFEKIYKALGDAYRSLSADGQGLDNVRSAMGQMESITHLDEVYQENHDSIANSYYLLEEVAYQLREKLDMMEYDPNRLDEIETRLNEIRMLKRKYGNTVEEILAYADKIEQEIFTIENKDVHIETTKKQLKELESVILKEATLLSNMRHELAEHLTNAIHQELKELYMEKTKFEVRIIKREGNAEEPLVEGAPVRLTADGYDHVEFYISTNPGEPLKPLSKVASGGELFRIILALKSIFSKHQGVASVIFDEVDTGVSGRVAQAIAEKIYRVSVNSQVLCITHLPQVASMADSHLFIRKQVANDRTITSVTVLTMEDKVTEIARMISGVEITDLTTEHAKELLTQAHHFKQTAEAIQ; the protein is encoded by the coding sequence TTGTTATCGGAATTATCGATTAGAAACTTTGCTATTATTGAGGCATTAAATATTTCTTTTCAAAAAGGATTAACGGTTTTAAGTGGTGAAACAGGGGCCGGAAAATCGATTATTATTGATGCGATTAGTTTACTTGTAGGTGGCCGCGGTTCGGCAGAATTTGTTCGATACGGAACAGAAAAAGCTGAGATAGAGGGGCTATTTTATGTGGAAGATGATAAGCATCCATGTATTGAAAAGGCAGAAGAATTGGATATAGAAATAGAAGACGGCATGATTATTTTGAAGCGTGATATCGCTGCAAACGGAAAAAGCGTATGTCGTGTAAATGGAAAACTAGTTACCCTTAGTGTATTAAAAGAAATTGGAAAAACACTTGTTGATATTCATGGGCAACACGAAACGCAAGATTTAATGAATGAAGAACGTCATCTATTTATGCTCGATCATTTTGATGGGGAGCGTATCGTAAAACAATTGGATATATACCAAAACGTATACGCTGACTATGAGAAGTTAAAAAAACAATTGAAATCGTTAAGTGAAAATGAACAACAAATGGCGCATCGCTTAGATTTAATTCAATTCCAGCATGAAGAAATCCGTAAGGCGGATTTAAAGATGGATGAAGAAAATAACTTAACTGAAGAACGATTGCAAATTTCTAATTTCGAAAAGATTTATAAAGCATTAGGTGACGCATATCGCTCGTTAAGTGCTGATGGACAAGGGTTAGATAATGTAAGAAGTGCAATGGGACAAATGGAGAGTATTACACATTTAGACGAAGTGTACCAAGAAAATCATGATTCAATTGCAAATAGCTATTACCTATTAGAAGAAGTTGCATATCAACTAAGAGAAAAACTCGATATGATGGAATATGACCCAAATCGTTTAGACGAAATTGAAACGCGTTTAAATGAAATTCGTATGCTAAAGAGAAAATATGGAAATACTGTAGAAGAGATATTAGCGTATGCTGATAAAATTGAACAAGAGATTTTTACGATTGAAAATAAAGACGTTCATATTGAAACGACGAAGAAACAGTTGAAGGAATTAGAAAGTGTTATTCTGAAAGAAGCAACGTTGTTAAGTAATATGCGTCATGAACTTGCAGAGCATCTTACAAATGCCATTCATCAGGAATTAAAAGAATTGTATATGGAAAAAACAAAATTTGAAGTGAGAATCATAAAGCGAGAAGGAAATGCGGAAGAGCCTCTCGTGGAGGGGGCACCGGTAAGGCTTACAGCGGACGGTTATGATCATGTGGAATTTTATATTTCAACCAATCCAGGTGAGCCGCTAAAACCACTTTCAAAGGTCGCTTCTGGCGGAGAGTTGTTCCGTATTATTTTAGCTTTAAAAAGTATTTTTTCTAAGCATCAAGGTGTTGCATCTGTTATTTTTGATGAAGTGGATACTGGTGTAAGTGGCCGGGTCGCACAGGCTATTGCGGAAAAAATTTACCGAGTATCAGTAAACTCACAAGTACTTTGTATTACGCACTTACCTCAAGTAGCTTCAATGGCGGATTCGCATTTATTTATCCGAAAACAAGTAGCGAATGATCGAACAATTACATCCGTTACCGTTTTAACTATGGAGGATAAAGTAACAGAAATAGCTCGAATGATTTCTGGTGTGGAAATTACAGATTTAACGACAGAACATGCGAAAGAATTACTTACGCAAGCGCATCATTTTAAACAGACAGCAGAGGCTATCCAGTAA
- a CDS encoding glycosyltransferase family 39 protein — protein MTVRKIVNRAYPIIVKVLFLCIFSMIVSKFFIPKIILMSGEFPYPTEEYTTRKVGIVIAATLLLFALFFMYYKWVINTMKRTYTNIMIILGIIIILTMEIMITSIAFNPVVGDYAILKQGIVSVFNGDNQFLEMGQLLFYPYNTHIVLLGGYFAKLIGSVDVAIKILPIACITGSIILNVLIVRKITNFKVAHISIVLSVLNIFIYWQAPVFYTHTLVIFFISATMYTYLCLKTAETKRMKVTLWILLGIFAACTYIIRPTALAVALAILIENIFKFRKEYSVKVLSSVLFCLILIVSFKGITTKLNLSTDNEIEKIPFTHWVKMGLNKDTYGVWNQADSVYIDDENMKNTKDLDEHNKKVIVQRFNELGIMGYVQHLNEKITREWVSSQFSMYRIGEWFEQKNDTVTHYVSNYSTTNYKIITIYSYVIKLFVYIAVLAAIILYKKKDENESEVIRITIISTLGVFAFLLLWETAPHYTYEAFAFMNIPASLGLYKLFMIFNKEKQNV, from the coding sequence ATGACTGTAAGAAAAATAGTGAATCGAGCTTACCCAATCATTGTTAAGGTATTGTTTTTATGTATATTTTCAATGATAGTAAGTAAATTTTTTATCCCGAAAATAATTTTGATGAGTGGTGAATTTCCTTATCCGACTGAGGAGTATACTACAAGAAAAGTTGGTATTGTTATAGCCGCGACGTTGCTTTTATTTGCGCTCTTCTTTATGTATTACAAATGGGTTATTAATACAATGAAAAGAACGTACACAAATATTATGATTATCTTAGGTATCATCATCATTTTGACGATGGAAATAATGATTACTTCTATAGCATTTAACCCTGTTGTGGGGGATTATGCCATCCTTAAACAAGGAATTGTCTCTGTATTTAATGGAGATAATCAATTTTTAGAAATGGGACAGCTTCTATTCTATCCATATAATACACATATTGTATTATTAGGAGGGTATTTTGCTAAATTGATAGGAAGCGTAGATGTAGCGATAAAAATATTACCAATAGCGTGTATAACAGGTAGTATTATTTTAAATGTATTAATTGTAAGAAAAATTACGAACTTTAAAGTTGCTCACATATCGATCGTGTTATCTGTGCTAAATATTTTTATATATTGGCAGGCACCAGTTTTTTATACGCATACATTAGTAATATTTTTTATTTCAGCAACGATGTATACATATTTGTGCTTAAAAACGGCGGAAACAAAAAGAATGAAGGTTACTTTATGGATTTTATTAGGGATTTTTGCAGCTTGTACTTATATTATAAGACCGACAGCATTAGCCGTGGCGTTAGCAATTTTAATTGAAAATATTTTTAAGTTTCGTAAGGAATATTCTGTAAAGGTGTTAAGTAGTGTTTTATTTTGTTTAATTCTTATTGTAAGTTTTAAAGGTATAACGACAAAGCTAAATCTTAGTACCGACAATGAAATTGAAAAAATTCCATTTACTCATTGGGTGAAAATGGGTCTGAACAAAGATACGTATGGTGTATGGAATCAGGCAGATTCAGTTTATATTGATGATGAAAACATGAAGAATACAAAGGATTTGGATGAACATAATAAAAAAGTTATAGTTCAGCGTTTTAATGAACTTGGTATAATGGGTTATGTGCAACATTTAAATGAAAAAATAACTAGAGAATGGGTTTCAAGTCAGTTCTCTATGTATCGTATTGGAGAATGGTTTGAGCAGAAAAATGACACGGTAACGCATTACGTATCGAACTATAGTACAACAAATTATAAAATCATTACTATATATTCGTATGTTATCAAGTTATTCGTATATATAGCTGTCCTGGCGGCTATTATTCTTTATAAAAAGAAAGATGAAAATGAATCGGAAGTTATACGAATTACGATAATAAGTACATTAGGGGTATTTGCTTTCTTGTTACTATGGGAAACAGCTCCTCATTATACGTATGAGGCATTTGCATTTATGAATATTCCAGCTTCTTTAGGTTTGTATAAATTGTTTATGATTTTTAACAAAGAAAAGCAAAATGTATAA